From the Elusimicrobiota bacterium genome, one window contains:
- the serS gene encoding serine--tRNA ligase: MNDPKILRTESERARQGVRDRGGRYLPALEKYLELDGAHRALLKEVEDLRARRNEVSKAVGAAKAKKDEAEAKRLMDEVAVLKTAMPEKEARLSAVETEVRDCLLSIPNLPHPSCPVGKSEEDNKVVRLGAEPTKLPFKALDHAAVGEKLGILDFALAAKLSGARFALLKGAGARLERALAQFMLDHQTKENGYLEHWVPYLVLPEVLEGTGQLPKFEADLYKTGQHAEKEGAEGVAKDVRFLIPTAEVPLTNTVRGDILDASKLPLKLTALTPCFRQESGSYGKDVKGLIRNHQFDKVELVWITRPEDSPEALERLTKDAESVLLKLGLPHRVLELCTADIGFGACKTYDLEVFFPGEGRYREVSSCSNCGDFQARRMNARMRRGPKDAPEFVHTLNGSGLAVGRIFAAILENFQQADGSVLVPEVLRPYFGGDKVTGV; this comes from the coding sequence ATGAACGATCCTAAGATCCTGCGCACGGAGAGCGAGAGGGCCCGGCAGGGCGTGCGCGACCGCGGGGGACGCTATCTCCCCGCTCTGGAGAAGTATCTCGAGCTCGACGGAGCCCACCGGGCCCTGCTCAAGGAGGTCGAGGACCTGCGCGCGCGCCGCAACGAGGTCTCGAAGGCCGTCGGCGCGGCCAAGGCGAAGAAGGACGAGGCCGAAGCGAAGCGCCTCATGGACGAGGTCGCCGTCCTCAAGACGGCCATGCCCGAGAAGGAAGCGCGGCTCTCCGCCGTCGAGACCGAGGTGCGCGACTGCCTCCTCTCCATCCCCAACCTTCCTCATCCCAGCTGCCCCGTCGGGAAGTCGGAAGAGGACAATAAAGTCGTGCGGCTCGGCGCCGAGCCGACCAAGCTCCCCTTCAAGGCCCTCGATCATGCCGCCGTCGGGGAGAAGCTGGGCATACTCGACTTCGCGCTCGCCGCGAAGCTCTCCGGCGCGCGCTTCGCCCTGCTCAAGGGCGCCGGCGCCCGCCTCGAGCGCGCCCTCGCGCAGTTCATGCTCGACCACCAGACGAAGGAGAACGGCTATCTCGAGCACTGGGTCCCCTATCTCGTTCTGCCCGAGGTCCTTGAAGGCACCGGTCAGCTTCCCAAGTTCGAGGCGGACCTCTACAAGACCGGACAGCACGCCGAGAAGGAAGGGGCCGAAGGGGTCGCGAAGGATGTCCGCTTCCTGATCCCGACCGCCGAGGTCCCGCTGACGAACACCGTACGCGGAGACATCCTCGACGCCTCAAAGCTCCCGCTCAAGCTCACGGCGCTCACTCCCTGCTTCCGTCAGGAGTCGGGCTCGTACGGAAAGGACGTGAAGGGGCTCATCCGCAACCACCAGTTCGACAAGGTCGAGCTCGTCTGGATCACGCGGCCCGAGGACTCCCCGGAGGCCCTCGAGCGCCTGACGAAGGACGCCGAGAGCGTGCTCCTCAAGCTCGGGCTGCCCCACCGCGTCCTCGAGCTCTGCACCGCCGACATCGGCTTCGGCGCCTGCAAGACCTACGACCTCGAGGTCTTCTTCCCCGGCGAGGGCCGCTACCGCGAAGTCTCCTCGTGCTCGAACTGCGGGGACTTCCAAGCGCGCCGGATGAACGCGCGCATGCGCCGCGGGCCCAAGGACGCGCCGGAGTTCGTCCACACCCTCAACGGCTCGGGGCTCGCCGTCGGACGCATCTTCGCAGCCATCCTGGAGAACTTCCAGCAGGCGGACGGGAGCGTGCTGGTGCCCGAGGTGCTGCGGCCCTACTTCGGGGGTGATAAGGTCACGGGCGTCTGA